CGTGGTCAACCGACTGCTCACCACTGCCGAGTCCGACAAAGAGGTCCGGCATTACGAGGTCGACCTTTCCGGTTCCGGAATCGATTACACCGCCGGCGATTCCATTGCAGTCCATGCCAGCAATGATCCGATCCTTGTTGCAGCGATCCTGAGCGAGTTAGGCGTGGGTGCCGACCACGCCGTCATCGGCTACGACGAGCGGCTCGGCGAGCTGCTCACCGAGCACCTCGAGATACGGACACCGTCGCGATCGCTGCAGACGTTGGTCGCCGCCCGCACACGCGACGCCGCCGCCAGCGAGCTGGATACCGAAGCCGTTGCGGGGCAGGGCTCTTGGTGGTACGGCAAGGACGTGCTCGACCTGATCCGGCTGGGCGAGCTGACTGTCGACGAGGTCGTCGACACCCTGCGTCTCCTCCAGCCGCGCGACTACTCGATCGCGTCGAGCCCGCTGGTACATCCCGACCACGTGCACCTCACAGTGGCGACGGTTCGTTACACGGTCGGCGATCGCCGGCATGGCGGCGTCGCCTCGACGTTCCTGGCGGACCGCGGTGACACCGTACGCGTACACCTGCGACCCAACCACTCCTTCCGTTTGCCTGCGGCCGACGTGCCCATCATCATGATCGGCCCGGGCACCGGCATCGCGCCGTTCCGTGGTTTCCTGCAAGAGCGACAAGCTCTCGGCGCGTCCGGGCGATCATGGCTGTTCTTCGGAGACCGGCGGCGTCACTGCGACTTCCTCTACGACGACGAGCTGGCTGCCTTCCTCCGGTCGGGCACGCTGACCCGACTCGACTTGGCATTCTCTCGCGATGGGGTGGCCGGCGAATCGAAACAGTATGTCCGGCAACGTATGTGGGAGAATGCAGCGGACATCTTCGGCTGGTTGCAGGACGGTGCGTATGTCTATGTGTGCGGCGACGCCGAGCGAATGGCCAAGGACGTCGACGAGGCACTACGTGGAATTGTGGGCAGCTGCGGCGGGATGGGCGACGGCGCCGCACACGCCTACGTCAACGACCTCATGAAGAACCATCGCTACCTGCGCGATGTCTACTGACTAGCTGTCGCTTGACCATCGGTATGCGGGGGTGCTTATGGCGCGACGACGCGTAGCGGCAGCAGGAGCCGAAACCGTGCCCCTCCGTCGTTGGACAGGCAGGTCAGCTCGCCGTGGTGAGCACGCGCCAGTGCGCGCGCGATGGGCAGGCCGAGCCCGGCGCCACCGTGGTCCCGGTTGCGCGAAGAGTCAAGTCGGACAAGGCGGTCGAAGATTCGTTCGCGGTCAGCGTCCGGGATTCCCGGTCCCGAGTCGGTGACCGTCAGCTCGGCACAGCGCAATCCCGAATGATTGGCCTCGCGCACATCGAGCACGATGTGGCCGCCGGCCGGGGTGTGCCGGCGGGCGTTGTCGACGAGATTCGACACGATCTGGGTGACTCGGGTGCGGTCGGCGTGAATGGGCGCGATGGGGTCACCGGTACGGCTCACGGTGAGATCGGGGGAGAGCACGGCCGCTCGTTCACGTTCGGCTTCGGCGATTGCGACGAGGTCGGTGTCGGCGAGCTCCAGGATCAGGCCGGCGTCGATGCGACTCAGGTCGAGCATGTCGGCGACCAGCCGACCGGCCCGCCGGGATTCGGTGAGTAATAGTGTCGCGCGGCGGTATTGGCTGTTGGCTGGCGCGTCGTCTTCCTCTTGCACGGTGGCCCCCAAGATCTGCTCGGCGGTGGCCCGGATACCGGTGATCGGAGTGCGCAGTTCATGGGCCGCATCGGCCAAGAACTGGCGGGTGCGCTGTTCGGAAGCTTCCAACGCGTCCAGCATGCCGTCGAAAGCTGCTGCGGCTCGGCCTAATTCGGTGTTCGCACGGTCTGGCAACAGTCGCCGCCCGCGATCGCCGGTAGTGATGGATCGGGCGAGGGTGGTGAGCCGGTCCAGCGGCCGCAGGGCGGTGCGGGTGACGACGATCAGCAAGATACCGGCCACCACAAGAGTGATCACGCCGCCGGCGATCATCACTTCACGCAAGCGCCGAATCAGCGCGGTGGTTTGGGTGGTGTCCGCTACCAGGATCACTCGCCCGCCCGACGCCAACGGGTGCACCACGACCGTCGCTGTGGCGTCCGGCGGTGGTCCGGGCGGTGGGAAGGGGAAGACCGCGCCCGGATGCGGTGCAGGACCCCATCCGGGCGGCGGTGGTGGAAGTTGCCAGCCCGGTGGTGGCGGTGGCAGCGGAGGAGGGACAGTGGGCCCGTCGACCGTGTCGGGCGAGATGGTGGGGTCCCCGTAGCTGCTTCCGTCCGCGGCCACCAGCAAGACGCGGATCCCGCCGCCGCCGAGCTGCGCCACCAGCTGGTCGGGCGGGGTGTTGCCGGCGGCCAGCGCATCGGCGCGCGCAGCGGTGGCCATCAGCCGGTCATGCAGATCACGATGGGCCTGGATGCCCAGCAGCGCGTCAATCGTCACACCCAGCACCACCAGGAGCACCGTGAGCACGCCGAGGACAAGCACGGCAACCCGTCGGCGCAACGACGGGGTCGGGGTCCGCGATACCGGCGCGGAGTCGTCGTTCATGGCCGCGCTGGTTGCAGGCGATAACCGATGCCGCGCACGGTATGCAGGATGCGCGGTCCGTGGGCTTCCAATTTCCGGCGCAACCCGCTGATGTGAACATGCACCAGGTTTGCGTCGTAAGCGTCGTAGCCCCACAGCGCGGTCAGGATCTGCCCGGTGCTGACGATGCGCCCCCGTTGCTCCACCAGGAAGCCAAGCAGCCGGAGTTCGGTGCCGGTGAGATCCATCGCGGTTCCCGCACGCGTGGCCACCGCCGCGTCGAGGTCCAACGTCAGGTCGCCACACTGGACGACCGCCGGAAGGCGGCCCCGTCGGCGTAGCACGGCGCCCACCCGGGAGATCAACTCGGCCAGCTCGAAGGGTTTGACGACATAGTCGTCCGCGCCGCCGTCGAGACCGCGCAACCGGTCGGGCAGTCCGTCGCGCGCGGTGAGCAACACGATCCCGGCGTGGCCCCAATCGCGGATGACGTCGATCAACGTGAAGCCGTCGCGTCCCGGCATCATCACGTCCAGCACCACTAGGTCTGGCCGAAAGCCGTCGAGCACGTCCTCCAGCTCTGCGCCATCGGGCCGCATCGCGGTGAAATACCCGGCGTCGGTCAACGCCTCGCTGACCATTTCGCGGATTGCCTCCGAGTCCTCGACGACCAGTACTCGCGCCGCGGCGGTGCCGGAGCGGGGTCTACCAGCCGGCCGCGGCGCTCGACCGGAGTCGAAGCGATGGCTCATCTCTTCATTCTCAACAGGTTTCTGAAACCAACATGAAGAAATCACGCCTCGGGTCGATGTCTTCAGGTTCGGGCCAGATTCGCTTCCTAGCGTCGCCGGCATCGCAGCAGTTCACACATTTGGAGGACACATGGTTGACGAGCAACCACCACGGACCAGACCTGATGAGGCGAGCGGGGAATTCCAGCGGGCGCCGATCGCGGTCCCTGCCGATCAGTTGAGCCCGCCGGGTGGGCCGGCCTTCGTGCGGCGGCACCCCGTCGGCGTCGCGGTCGGAGTCGGCGCGACCGGGTTCATTTTCGGCGCGATACTGACGGCCCTGTTCCTGCCGATTCTCTTGGCGGGCCCGATGTCGCCAGGGCCGTTTCCCATGCCGGCGCCACCGCCGTGCGGCTTCGCGCCGGGCGGGTGCGGTGCTCCCATGCCACCGCCGCAAGGATGGGCCGGCCCGGCCGGTGGTTGGGGAGCGCCGGCCCCGCTGCCCAGACCGGCCCTCGCGCCGCCGCCGCCGGGGCAGCTGCCGCCACCACCCCCCGGAGCCTGGAATCCCGAACCATCGCCGGGTGCGCACCAACCGGCTCTTGGTGGGCCGCCGCCCCCGCCATCCGGCCAGGGCCGTTGACGCCATGCGCACTTTGGCGGTCTCGTCTGCGGGCGCCGCCGGCACGACCGCCGCCACAGGGCGCGCATTGCGGGAATCAACCGACGAACAGATATGAGAGGTCGAGGATGAAGATAAGGAACTTAATCGCTGGCTCGCTATTAGCGGGTGCTCTCGGTATCGCCGCGACGGGCATCGGTGGCGCGGTGGCCGGAGCGGATCCCTTCCCGCAACCGCCGGGCCCTGGTCAACCTGGACCGCCGCCGCCCGGGCCGGGTGGGCCATTCGGTCCCCCGGGGCCGGGTGGGCCGATTGGGGGTCCGCCTCCCGGCGCTCCGTTTGGACCGCCGCCGCCCGGAGCGCCGCGACCGCCGGGCATCTGATTACACGACGGCCGCCTCGGTCGCCGGGATCGAGGCGGCCACCGCCCGCGCGCAACGAGTAAATCCTTTGGAAGCTAACAGCTTTAACGAAGCTAGCTCAATGTCTCTGGGCTGCAAAATAATCCAGGCACACGGTAGTGCCGTCGGGGTCAGTGCTGATGGTGCAGTGGTCTGCCAAGGCGTGCATCAACATGATGCCGCGAGAAGCGCGAGGGTCGTGGGGTTGGCGCGACGAGCGCCGATGCCAACTGCCACGATCGCTGACGCACACCCTGATCGTCTGCGCCGCAGGGTCATAACCGGCCTGAAGTCGCATGGTGCCGACGGCGTCCCGAGCGTGGTAGGCGTGTTCGACGCAGTTGGCGAGTGCTTCGTTGACGCCGAGAATGACGTCCCCGCTGACCTCTGGTGACGCCTGCGGAAGCTCCCGGAGCCAGCTTTGGAGCGTACGGCGTAACGTGCACGCGGTCACGGCGTCGGCCGCACCCGTACAACTCAACTGCGCCGGCTCGGCGGAAACTGCGGGGTCCTCAACGCTCATAAGCCATCGCATACCCCGTCGATTCTGGAAAAAACCAGGGCCGCGCATCGCTTCCGCCACAGATCCATAGCCGCGCCGAGACCTGCGCGAATCGCAAGGTCAGCGCCGTGGGGGCAGCCGCACGACCTGGACGAAGAAGTCGTCGATTTTTCTGATGGCGGCCAGGTAACGGTCGAGGTCGACCGGCTTGGTGACGTAGGCATTCGCATGCAGGTTGTAGCTACGCAAGATGTCCTCTTGGAGCGACGATGTGGTGAGCACTACGACCGGGATGTCCTGCAGGTCGGGGTCTGATTTGACGGTCTGCAAGATGTGGCGGCCGTCAAACTTCGGCAGATTGAGATCCAGCAAGATGAGATCGGGTCGTGGTGCGTCGCAGAATTCCCCACGGCGGTAGAGGAAGTCCAATCCCTCGGCGCCGTCACGGGCGACATGGAGCTTGTTGGCGATCTTGTGGTGCTCGAACGCTTCTCGCGTGATCAGTTCATCGCCGGGGTCATCTTCGACGAGCAGTACATCTATCGGGTAAGGCGCTGTCATCGGGGGGATCCACCTTTCGGGCGGGCGACGCTCATAGAGCGCTTCTTGAAAAGTGGTTTACCCCTTGATAATATCCATTAATCCGACTGTGACGCTTTGCTCACGAGTCGCTAATCTATTGGCCTACAATGGCATCCATTGGTGGACCATCGCCGTGCCCGATATTGCGATGAGCCAGGCTGGTCGCGAGTGCCCTACCGCCCTGGACGGTCCCGACAATGTCCACAGCATCATTGACAGTGAAATGTGAAGTGACAGTCAGGATTTTGCCGTCGTTGCCGGTGATTACGGTGGTATCCGGGGTGAGCAAATAGGTCTGGGTGTACCCGCTGGCGCTTCGCGCGGTTACCGAATCCGCCGACACCGCGATCAGGACTCCCTCCTGACTCACCGGGACCGACGCGGGTGGTGTTGCGGCCGTCACATGGCCGGGTGCCGTTGGCTTTTCGGTGTCGACCGTAAGTGCGGCGAAGCTCACAGCGCACAAAATGGAGACGGGAGCAGCGCCACACGCGACAACTCGGAGCCGCCTGCCCGGTCTCGTCAGTCGGTGCTTGGCGGCCACGAACAATCCTTCTTTCCGCGGTGCGGCGCCGATGGTCATCGGCTCGACCCAGTCAGATGCGTTGAATGTGGAATTACCCGACGCGCCGTGCGGGTAAACCCGGCCAGGGCTCGTGGTCAGATCGCCAAACGCGCGAATAGGGTCAGTTCGCGTTGAGGGTCGGGCAATCCTCATAGCGAGCCGCATCGATGTATGCGTCGGCGCGCTCGGCGGCCGCATCGTTAGCCAACCCGGTCAGGTCGTAATTGTTCGCCCTTTCCGCGGTGCTGACGATCTGACGTCGTGACCGCCCCTGTGCCAGTGCTGCGCATATCGTCTTTTCCGTCTGATTTCTGTGGTTCGGCCAGTCGGGCGAGAAGGTCACCTGATCGGCGCTTGCCGTGGCGATCGCGCCCGGCAGCGCGCCAATTCCAACGAGCGGAATCATCAGCGACATTTGGCACAACAATTTCTTCATGACCGCCGAACGTAGGCGCGTTTACCGAGAATTTACTGTGTTGTCACTGTGTGGACTTCCATCTTCCCGGGTAGCTGAACGCAGTCCCGTCTAAGAGTCGATCACCATTTGCCGACATTGGGTTGATGGGTTGTCGCACTTGGCCTTTGAATGGCTAGGCGCGGGCGAGCAGCGCTGAATATTGATTCTCGAGTACCTTGGCTGGGCCCGTGCGCCACGTTCCCGCCAAGGACTGCGAGAGGGCGTCGGGAAATATCTCGTCCTCGTCGTTTTCCAGCCCGTCGAAGATCCCTTGCGCTACCGATTGCGGTGAGGCTTTGGGTATTTCGAGGCCTCGTGTCATATCGGTATCCACCGGGCCGGTGAGTACGGCATGCACGCGGATCCCCTGTGGCGCCAAGGTGAAACGCAGCGACTGCGTCAGTGAGAACGCCGCGGCCTTGGACACGGAGTACGCCGGGATGATCGGTAATGGCGCCAGGGCGTTGAGCGAAAGGTTGTTGACGATCGAGCCGCCGTGGCGTGCCAGGAGAGGCAGGTACGCGTTGATTACCGCGTAGGTGCCGAAAAGGTTTACGGCCAAGTGTTGTTCAAGTGCGGATCGGTCGCTCAGGTCGTCGTACAGCGCCACACCCGCGTTATTGATCAGGATATCGACGGCATCCACTTGTGTGACCGACTGCCGTATCTGCGCCGGTTCGGTGATGTCCAGCGCTAGTGGTGTGACACGAGAGTCAAAGTTGGCCAACGGCTTTCGTGATCCGACGTATACCCGACTGGCGCCCCGGTCCAGGGCTTCGTCGACGAGGGCGCGTCCGATACCGCGGTTGCCCCCGGTAATCAGCACCGCTTTGTCCGAGATGGTGACCATGATCGTGAACTCCTTTGTTGCTGCTGGCAGTGAGTGGGCGCCCCCGGTGTCGGTGTGGATCCATCCGTCGGGAGATGTCCGTATGTGTTCCGATACCTGGACGCGTGACGATTCATCGGTCGGCTGGTCAACGGTCGGGAACGTTGGAGCCGCGAGGGGACGACGGACATCGCGCGTCGGCGCCTTACCGCGTTGCGCACGGTGTCGGCCCGGACTTGTCACAACGTCGTGACGCTCGCAAACTGGTTGATATGCGCGACCGCGAGACCATCGAGTCAGAATTACGGCGGATCGCTGCGCAGGGCGCCCAGCCCTCATCCCGAGAGGCCGACGAGCTGCTCGACGAGCTGCTGGCCCATAGCGCCGGGATCCCGTCCCCCGCCCCGGTTGCGGGGGAGTTCGACTACATCCCGGACGCCTGGTTGCGCGAGACCCCTCGCGAGACCAAAACCGAAAAAGCGCCACCGCGCCGACGCAAGGGCGCGGTGCGCCGCTTTGGCCTTGTCGCAGCGCTGCCGCTATCTCTGGTAGCCCTGGTCGCCGCGGTGGTGGTGATGCTTGCGTTGCGCCACCACGATTCATCGGCGCAGTCGGTGGAAGCGCAACCGACGGAAGCCTCGCCGTCGGCCCCGCCGCCCCAGCCGGTCGCGCCCAAAGCGCCCGGGCCGCGGGCTGACGTCGTCGACATGGCGTTCATCGAGGCGTTGAAGCATGAAGGCGTACCGGTTCCCAGCCAGGAATACGTGGTGGCCCAGGGGCACGCGGTCTGCGATTTCCTAGCGCGCCAACGCAATTTCGCGGATGCGGTCGGATTCGTGCAGCGATCTTCGATATGGGACGCCAACCAAAGCGCCGATGTCACCGCGGGCGCGATCATCTCGTACTGCCCGCAGTCTCGGCCTTCGATGGCAGACGAGGTGCAGCCGGCCTACCAGAACACTCTCTCGGATCTGCAGGCCATCGAAGGAAAGCTGCAGGGCATTCAGGACGATCTACACGGCATTGCGGGTGGTCTGGAAAACCTCCCGGGCCATCCGTAAACCGGATCACCCAGCGCGGAGCCTCCTGTCAGGATTGAACTGACGACCTTTCGCTTACAAGGCGAGTGCTCTACCACTGAGCTAAGGAGGCCGGGTAAATCGGCTGCAAGCTTAGCCGTTCAGGAGTCGCTCTCGATGATCCGCTGGGAGGGCACCGGACGCGACACCGTGCGGCGCCCGGGTCGCCGGCCCGGCAGCGGGATCCGATCGGCGATGTTGCTCAGCGGGTTGACGACCATGGTGAGCGCGTTGACGGCGTCCTGCAGCGTGGCGATGGCCGGCTCGAGCGCCTCCATGCCGGGAGTCAATCGCGCGAGCGTGTCTGCGACGTCGGCAAGCTGGTCCAGCGGACCGTGTTTGGCCGTCAGTTTGTCGATCAGCCCGCCGTCGGACAGCAGGCGGTCCGCCAGCCCATCCTCGGACAGCACCCGTTCGATCAGCCCGTCCTCGGACAGCAGCTGATCGGCCAGCCCGCCCGGCTGCAGCGCCCGGTGCAGGCCGCCGCCCTCCGCGGTCAGCCGATCGACCAGGCCGCCGTCCGACATCAGCAGGTCGACCACGCCGCCCGGACGCAAGAGCCGGTCGAGCGGCCCGTCGGCCGCCATTGCGCGTCCCAGCGGTGCGTCGTCGTCCATCATCCTGGCCAGCCGATTGGCACGGTTGATCGCGTCGTCGAGCCCCAACATCGAGGTCACCGCGTTGGTGCGGGTTTGCCCGCTCTCGCCGAGTGATCGCTTCGCCACCCCGACGGCCGCGGTGGCAAGGTTCAGGCTCGCCTCGGCAGCCGCAAGGCCGACCCGGGCGGGCGCGGTCGCGGCGAACACCATGCTCCTGGCGAGATCCATGGTCCGAGTCTATGCACGACGCGCCCTCGAAAACCGGGTACTGGTCCAAGCTGACGCGACGATTCCTGGCAGACTACTAGCAGAAGCTTGTCACCGAGCTCACAGGAATCACACAATCATTACAGAGGCAACGTTCAGCTTAGGACGGAACAACCAGATGACAGCGGCACCTCAAGGCGACACCAAACCGGAAGCGCGCATCCTCGTCGTTGACGACGAGGTCAACATCGTCGAGCTGCTCTCCGTGAGTCTTAAGTTCCAGGGGTTCGAGGTTTCCACCGCGACCAACGGAGCCCAGGCCCTGGACCGCGCACGTGAAGCGCGCCCCGACGCGGTGATCCTCGACGTGATGATGCCCGGCATGGACGGCTTTGGTGTGCTGCGCCGGCTGCGGGCCGACGGAATCGATGCCCCGGCGTTGTTCCTGACCGCGCGCGACTCCCTGCAGGACAAGATCGCGGGTCTGACGCTGGGTGGCGACGACTACGTGACCAAGCCGTTCAGTTTGGAGGAGGTCGTTGCCCGGTTGCGGGTCATCTTGCGGCGCGCCGGCAAGGGTGGCGCCGAAACCCACAATGCCCGACTGACTTTCGCCGACATCGAGCTCGACGAAGAAACGCACGAAGTGTGGAAGGCCGGCGAACCGGTGTCATTGTCGCCCACCGAATTCACGCTGCTGCGTTACTTCGTAATCAATGCGGGCACGGTGCTGAGCAAGCCGAAAATCCTTGACCACGTTTGGCGTTACGACTTTGGCGGCGACGTCAATGTCGTCGAGTCCTATGTGTCGTATCTGCGCCGAAAGATCGATACTGGGGAGAAGCGGCTGCTGCACACCCTGCGCGGGGTGGGCTACGTTCTTCGGGAGCCGCGCTGAGTACGCGCTTAGCCATTCGGGGAAAGTAGCAATTGGTGGCGAAGAAGACGGAAACGGCCACACAGGTTCGCCGGGGACTGCCCCTCCGGGTGGGCCTGGTCGCGGCAACCCTGGTCTTGGTGGCGTGCGGGCTGGCGGCCTCGGGTGTCATGGTCACGTCGATCCTGCGGCACAGTCTGGTCAGCCGGATCGACACCACGCTGCTCGAGGCCTCGCGGGGCTGGGCGCTGGCCCCGCGGCGGCAACTGACGGCGTCCTCCTACGAAGGCCCGGACCCGGGCCGGCCCCCGTCGAAGTACTACGTGCGTGGCGTCGGCACCGACGGCAAACCGTTTACGGCCATCAATGACCGCAACGCCGAACCGGCCCTGCCGCCCGACAACGACGTGGGCCCCAATCCGACGACGCTGCCCTCGGTCAACGGCTCCGATATTCAGTGGCGAGCGGTATCGGTGCGCGGGCCCAACGGCCTGACGACCGTCGCGATCGACCTGTCCGATGTCCAGCACACCGTGCGCTCCCTGGTGTGGCTGCAGTTCGGCATCGGGGTCGCGGTGCTGGTGGTGGTCGGCATCGCCGGATTCGCGGTGGTGCACCGCAGCCTGCGCCCGCTGCTCGAGGTCGAACAAACCGCCGCCGCGATCGCCGCGGGCCAACTGGATCGCCGTGTCCCGGAACGTGATCCGCGCACCGAGGTGGGCCGACTTTCGTTGGCGCTCAACGGAATGCTCACCCAGATTCAGCAAGCGGTGGCTTCCTCCGAGTCCTCGGCCGAGACGGCACGCGGCTCGGAGGACCGGATGCGACGATTCATCACCGACGCCAGTCACGAACTACGGACCCCGCTCACCACGATTCGCGGATTCGCCGAACTGTATCGCCAGGGCGCGGCCCGCGACGTATCGATGTTGTTGTCGCGCATCGAAAGCGAAGCAAGCCGGATGGGCCTGCTGGTCGACGACCTGCTGCTGCTGGCGCGCCTGGACGTGCAGCGACCGCTGGAACACCATCGCGTCGACCTGCTGGCGCTGGCCAGTGACGCCGTGCACGATGTGCAGGCGATCGACCCGAAGCGCAAGGTGACGATGGAAATCCTCGACGGTCCCGGCACCCCGGAGGTGCTCGGTGACGAGCCCCGGATCCGCCAGGTGCTGAGCAACCTGGTGGCCAACGCGCTGCAGCACACCCCGACAAGTGCCGACGTCATTGTGCGGGTTGGAACCCACGGCGACGACGCCGTGATCGAGGTGGCCGATCGGGGGCCCGGCATGAGCCAGCAGGATGCGTCGCGGGTGTTCGAGCGGTTCTATCGCACCGACTCGTCGCGCGCGCGGGCCAGCGGCGGTACCGGCCTGGGGCTGTCCATCGTCGACTCGCTGGTCCACGCGCACGGAGGCAAGGTCACTGTCCAAACGGCGCCCGGTGAGGGATGTTGCTTCCGCGTCACCCTGCCGCGCGTCAGCGACGTACCGGCCCAGGTGGGCTAGGCCTAGGCCAGCTGCTCGAGCGCCGCCTTGATCCTGGCCTGCGCCTGATCGAGCGACTCCGGAGACGGATTGCGGTCGACGTTGGCGAAGCCGAAGTCGCTGAGGCTGCGGGTGGGAAAGACGTGAACATGCAGATGCGGCACTTCCAGCCCCGCAATGATCAGCCCGGCACGTTCGGCCCGGAAGGCCTTGCACACCGCCTTGCCGATCAGCTGGCTCACCGACATCACACGCGCGAACGCGGGACTGTCGACGTCCTGCCATTGATCGATCTCGGCGCGCGGCACCACCAGCGTGTGCCCCTGGGTCATCGGCTCAATCGTCAGGAATGCGACGACGTCGTCATCCTCATAGACGAATCGGCCGGGTAGTTCACGGTTGATGATCTTGGTGAAGATCGACGCCATGGCCCCCAGCATAGGTTCGACGATCCGACGCCGTTGCGTCAGTCCTGCTGGCCGAACTCCATCACGTCGAGGTTCCAGTAGCCGCGCATGTTGGTGATCAGCCCCGCCTCGTTGACCTTGTAGGTGAACACGCCGCGCACCTTGCTGGTCATGCCGCCCTCAAACTTGCTCTGCAGCACCAGAATATGAGCGATCTCGTCGGGCGAGCTGGACGGGAACGTTTCCTCGCAGGTAATGGTCAGCTGGTTCTGCGCGATGTTGTTGTCGAAGAACTCGCCGACGGCGGCCTTGCCGCGCACACCGGTGCCGTCGGGGTTGGTGACCGACTTGCCGATCGGGTCCTCGATGACCACATCGTCGGTCATCAGCGCCAGCCAGCCGTCGCGGTCTTTGCCTTGGGCGCAGCGCCACGACGACTGCGACGCGGTCAAGGCCGGGGATTGGGTGGTTTGGGTCATCGCTATCTCTCCTGTCGTTAGATC
The Mycobacterium sp. 050128 genome window above contains:
- the phoP gene encoding two-component system response regulator PhoP; its protein translation is MTAAPQGDTKPEARILVVDDEVNIVELLSVSLKFQGFEVSTATNGAQALDRAREARPDAVILDVMMPGMDGFGVLRRLRADGIDAPALFLTARDSLQDKIAGLTLGGDDYVTKPFSLEEVVARLRVILRRAGKGGAETHNARLTFADIELDEETHEVWKAGEPVSLSPTEFTLLRYFVINAGTVLSKPKILDHVWRYDFGGDVNVVESYVSYLRRKIDTGEKRLLHTLRGVGYVLREPR
- a CDS encoding sensor histidine kinase codes for the protein MNDDSAPVSRTPTPSLRRRVAVLVLGVLTVLLVVLGVTIDALLGIQAHRDLHDRLMATAARADALAAGNTPPDQLVAQLGGGGIRVLLVAADGSSYGDPTISPDTVDGPTVPPPLPPPPPGWQLPPPPPGWGPAPHPGAVFPFPPPGPPPDATATVVVHPLASGGRVILVADTTQTTALIRRLREVMIAGGVITLVVAGILLIVVTRTALRPLDRLTTLARSITTGDRGRRLLPDRANTELGRAAAAFDGMLDALEASEQRTRQFLADAAHELRTPITGIRATAEQILGATVQEEDDAPANSQYRRATLLLTESRRAGRLVADMLDLSRIDAGLILELADTDLVAIAEAERERAAVLSPDLTVSRTGDPIAPIHADRTRVTQIVSNLVDNARRHTPAGGHIVLDVREANHSGLRCAELTVTDSGPGIPDADRERIFDRLVRLDSSRNRDHGGAGLGLPIARALARAHHGELTCLSNDGGARFRLLLPLRVVAP
- a CDS encoding response regulator, translating into MTAPYPIDVLLVEDDPGDELITREAFEHHKIANKLHVARDGAEGLDFLYRRGEFCDAPRPDLILLDLNLPKFDGRHILQTVKSDPDLQDIPVVVLTTSSLQEDILRSYNLHANAYVTKPVDLDRYLAAIRKIDDFFVQVVRLPPRR
- a CDS encoding sensor histidine kinase, with translation MAKKTETATQVRRGLPLRVGLVAATLVLVACGLAASGVMVTSILRHSLVSRIDTTLLEASRGWALAPRRQLTASSYEGPDPGRPPSKYYVRGVGTDGKPFTAINDRNAEPALPPDNDVGPNPTTLPSVNGSDIQWRAVSVRGPNGLTTVAIDLSDVQHTVRSLVWLQFGIGVAVLVVVGIAGFAVVHRSLRPLLEVEQTAAAIAAGQLDRRVPERDPRTEVGRLSLALNGMLTQIQQAVASSESSAETARGSEDRMRRFITDASHELRTPLTTIRGFAELYRQGAARDVSMLLSRIESEASRMGLLVDDLLLLARLDVQRPLEHHRVDLLALASDAVHDVQAIDPKRKVTMEILDGPGTPEVLGDEPRIRQVLSNLVANALQHTPTSADVIVRVGTHGDDAVIEVADRGPGMSQQDASRVFERFYRTDSSRARASGGTGLGLSIVDSLVHAHGGKVTVQTAPGEGCCFRVTLPRVSDVPAQVG
- a CDS encoding DUF732 domain-containing protein, with translation MRDRETIESELRRIAAQGAQPSSREADELLDELLAHSAGIPSPAPVAGEFDYIPDAWLRETPRETKTEKAPPRRRKGAVRRFGLVAALPLSLVALVAAVVVMLALRHHDSSAQSVEAQPTEASPSAPPPQPVAPKAPGPRADVVDMAFIEALKHEGVPVPSQEYVVAQGHAVCDFLARQRNFADAVGFVQRSSIWDANQSADVTAGAIISYCPQSRPSMADEVQPAYQNTLSDLQAIEGKLQGIQDDLHGIAGGLENLPGHP
- a CDS encoding response regulator transcription factor; protein product: MSHRFDSGRAPRPAGRPRSGTAAARVLVVEDSEAIREMVSEALTDAGYFTAMRPDGAELEDVLDGFRPDLVVLDVMMPGRDGFTLIDVIRDWGHAGIVLLTARDGLPDRLRGLDGGADDYVVKPFELAELISRVGAVLRRRGRLPAVVQCGDLTLDLDAAVATRAGTAMDLTGTELRLLGFLVEQRGRIVSTGQILTALWGYDAYDANLVHVHISGLRRKLEAHGPRILHTVRGIGYRLQPARP
- a CDS encoding ATP-binding protein, whose translation is MSVEDPAVSAEPAQLSCTGAADAVTACTLRRTLQSWLRELPQASPEVSGDVILGVNEALANCVEHAYHARDAVGTMRLQAGYDPAAQTIRVCVSDRGSWHRRSSRQPHDPRASRGIMLMHALADHCTISTDPDGTTVCLDYFAAQRH
- a CDS encoding HIT family protein gives rise to the protein MASIFTKIINRELPGRFVYEDDDVVAFLTIEPMTQGHTLVVPRAEIDQWQDVDSPAFARVMSVSQLIGKAVCKAFRAERAGLIIAGLEVPHLHVHVFPTRSLSDFGFANVDRNPSPESLDQAQARIKAALEQLA
- a CDS encoding SDR family NAD(P)-dependent oxidoreductase; this encodes MVTISDKAVLITGGNRGIGRALVDEALDRGASRVYVGSRKPLANFDSRVTPLALDITEPAQIRQSVTQVDAVDILINNAGVALYDDLSDRSALEQHLAVNLFGTYAVINAYLPLLARHGGSIVNNLSLNALAPLPIIPAYSVSKAAAFSLTQSLRFTLAPQGIRVHAVLTGPVDTDMTRGLEIPKASPQSVAQGIFDGLENDEDEIFPDALSQSLAGTWRTGPAKVLENQYSALLARA
- a CDS encoding diflavin oxidoreductase, whose amino-acid sequence is MTSQPEFSLVVGYGSDMGNAEDAAMTFAEAVEESLGLSASAVELNQVEPADLQSATHFVVVCSTWGEGEFPDNASLFWEAISAEGAGRLDHVRFAVLALGDTGYEQFCNAGRLLDERLEALGGIRLMDRVDVDGVYVQEAEAWTNDLVKLLLAGRTDPVPAVAVGAPEPRPSDSVEQLRRDRSHPLFDARVVVNRLLTTAESDKEVRHYEVDLSGSGIDYTAGDSIAVHASNDPILVAAILSELGVGADHAVIGYDERLGELLTEHLEIRTPSRSLQTLVAARTRDAAASELDTEAVAGQGSWWYGKDVLDLIRLGELTVDEVVDTLRLLQPRDYSIASSPLVHPDHVHLTVATVRYTVGDRRHGGVASTFLADRGDTVRVHLRPNHSFRLPAADVPIIMIGPGTGIAPFRGFLQERQALGASGRSWLFFGDRRRHCDFLYDDELAAFLRSGTLTRLDLAFSRDGVAGESKQYVRQRMWENAADIFGWLQDGAYVYVCGDAERMAKDVDEALRGIVGSCGGMGDGAAHAYVNDLMKNHRYLRDVY